From Acropora muricata isolate sample 2 chromosome 14, ASM3666990v1, whole genome shotgun sequence, one genomic window encodes:
- the LOC136898574 gene encoding tolloid-like protein 2, whose amino-acid sequence MYVIDKASVNGWKMSFKLFTLTVFFAIPLHWKLSRAEYLGCTPLKSNMSVRLTKERFSVDISSPTTYHSNQSVHCLWKITVPKGYRIKVHFSTFDLQNNTNCSNSAVELIEINGSVSTLKGRYCGSYQPDDVISTSSHLSVMYTAANRSTLQHPGFQASISLASAETCDPFHDPYANDNILLSGLSGRFDGPSRHQTSMKCRWIITVPSGYRIKLSFQSFNLGPTAQQNCENTNHLMVRDSNNQDDPGFRKVCGDVVPSPFYSVGTRMMISFLSNNGTFLKAFEARFDAISEGVCSDSNRIIQLNLNQSSTGRVSSPDYPHQYFQVTGCYWRFKAAKGYRIKLRFTTLSIEDNCKQEEKGTELIRVDDFFTTNFRSVTSFWGIFCGSVKPPVIYSTGNVLQVFFTSNYTNNNDIRSGEQTKRRNNTGFYATYELTPQAYTSRCRTDSNMDNLVTLESHTGSIVSPGYPHSYPIISCTWNIKVPNSYILEVNVEDFEIDCSSGNKLIVGQDSFCGSNKPSGMLSSEKDLKIQMITREANDNRGFRATFSMKEQEVDVANIVPWIVIPIVGIAIAVTLFITWRRRTSGFDRRSSIRASIINRMRTQSTNDTNDFKS is encoded by the exons ATGTATGTGATTGACAAAGCAAGCGTGAATGGATGGAAGATGAGTTTCAAACTTTTTACTTTGACAGTATTCTTCGCAA TTCCCTTGCATTGGAAGCTAAGCCGTGCTGAGTATTTGG GTTGCACGCCCCTAAAGTCAAACATGTCTGTACGGCTGACAAAGGAAAGGTTCTCCGTGGACATTTCAAGTCCGACAACATACCACTCCAACCAGTCTGTGCATTGCTTATGGAAAATCACTGTTCCTAAGGGATACCGCATCAAAGTTCACTTCAGTACCTTTGATTTGCAAAACAACACAAACTGTTCTAACTCGGCTGTGGAACTTATTGAGATAAATGGATCGGTTTCCACGTTAAAGGGTCGATATTGTGGAAGTTACCAACCTGATGACGTGATATCCACTTCAAGCCATCTGTCTGTTATGTACACAGCCGCCAATCGGTCCACTTTACAACATCCGGGATTCCAAGCCTCGATATCACTGGCATCCGCAG aGACTTGCGATCCATTTCACGACCCCTATGCAAATGACAATATCTTGCTTAGCGGCTTGAGTGGAAGATTTGATGGCCCATCTAGGCATCAAACCAGCATGAAATGCCGATGGATAATCACCGTGCCCAGTGGTTACCGCATAAAACTTAGCTTCCAGTCCTTTAATCTTGGACCAACGGCTCAGCAAAACTGCGAGAATACGAATCACCTCATGGTTCGAGATAGCAACAATCAAGATGATCCAGGATTTAGGAAGGTGTGTGGAGATGTGGTTCCCTCGCCTTTTTATTCAGTTGGGACAAGGATGATGATCTCGTTTCTTTCCAATAACGGAACATTTCTGAAAGCGTTCGAGGCGAGATTTGATGCCATATCCGAAG GTGTTTGCTCTGATAGCAACAGAATTATTCAACTCAATCTAAATCAAAGTTCTACTGGCCGTGTGTCCTCCCCTGACTACCCACACCAGTACTTCCAGGTCACCGGCTGTTACTGGCGATTTAAAGCAGCAAAGGGTTATCGCATCAAGCTTCGCTTCACTACGTTAAGTATTGAGGATAACTGCAAGCAGGAAGAAAAAGGGACAGAATTGATTCGAGTGGATGACTTTTTTACCACGAACTTCAGAAGTGTTACTTCATTTTGGGGAATTTTCTGTGGCAGTGTCAAGCCCCCTGTTATCTACTCTACCGGGAATGTACTCCAAGTCTTTTTCACCTCCAATTACACAAATAACAATGATATTAGGAGCGGAGAGCAGACAAAAAGAAGGAACAACACAGGATTTTATGCGACCTATGAATTAACTCCACAAG CCTACACAAGCAGATGTCGCACGGACAGCAACATGGACAATTTAGTCACACTAGAAAGCCATACGGGATCTATAGTAAGCCCCGGATACCCACACTCATATCCAATTATATCTTGCACATGGAATATCAAGGTTCCTAATAGTTACATTCTGGAGGTAAACGTTGAAGACTTTGAAATAGATTGCTCTAGCGGCAATAAATTGATTGTTGGACAAGACTCGTTCTGTGGGTCCAATAAACCGTCTGGCATGCTTTCGTCGGAGAAAGACTTGAAAATACAGATGATCACCAGGGAGGCAAACGATAATCGGGGTTTTCGAGCGACGTTTTCCATGAAAGAACAAG AAGTTGATGTAGCGAACATTGTACCATGGATAGTCATCCCAATTGTAGGAATAGCCATTGCTGTCACACTGTTTATAACGTGGAGAAGACGAACCTCGGGGTTTGACCGCAGATCGTCAATCAGAGCTAGCATAATAAATCGCATGAGAACTCAGTCGACTAATGATACAAATGATTTCAAGTCATAG